Part of the Numida meleagris isolate 19003 breed g44 Domestic line chromosome 26, NumMel1.0, whole genome shotgun sequence genome is shown below.
CTGTGTTAGAATGGTTGCCCTATCAAGGAATCAGGTGGAAAGGAACAACCAGCTGAGTTAAGACAGCTTGGATGGAAGGCACGCAACAATACTTTCGACCATGTCTTCTTGAGCAGACATTGCTTGGAACAAGCTGATTTAATCACTCCAGAGCCATGTAACAATTACACAGTAATCTCACAAAGATCTTGTACCACAGAGCATTCCTACCTACCATGAAGTTCTGCTGAAGAGGAGACCAGGAGTACATGATGGGCACCAGCGCCACCGTGTTCAGTGTCCTCATGTACAGTGTCTGGCTTGGAAATCCTGGAAAAATGCTCTCAACTGTACACTAGGGTAGAAGCGAAGAGAAGAGCGGTGAGGAAAGAGCCTCTGGAAGATTGTCACcatcacagaaagaaatagcaCTTCAGGACAAATATAGCAAAGCACTGTGTTCACTCCTGGTGACTCTTTGACAGTAAAAGCCTTTTTTACCCCACTTCTACACCATGAAAGAGTGCTAGGCACAGACTGGTATTAACAGAGCTCTCCCTACCTGTTTTAGGAAGGGGTGCCCGCTGACCGGCTTCATCAATTGCACTGGTTGAACTCGAAGCTTCTTCCAGTCTTCATTAAGAATTTGAGTCTTTTCGTGAACCTTTGCAAAGTTGGCCACAAACAGAGCctgaaatgagagaaagaagcaCTCACCATTTTAATATCATGTCAAGATTTAGAACATTAACATCTCTCCCAAGATCTTGTTTCACATATCAAAATGCAGACAATgtagaacattttaaattgatgATACTCAGTAGAAGGAATTCTAATTCAACTCAGTATTGACACAAAACTGTGCTGAAAATTTACCCAAGAGCCAGCAGCTTTTAATAATTCCCAACCAGAGCCAACCTGTTCTAAACTCCTACCTGCcagtgagaaaagcaaaagagcaaGTAACTTGAAACGCACAGTCCCTGCACTGCAGAGGTTAATGCAAGGAGATACTTTACAAAGCAGTGGAAATGAGCCCTCTCCAGCACCTTATGCAAGCACCCAGACAGGGAACTGATCGACCTGCACAGCAGAGCCAACAACACTACTTTGCTCAAACATGGAGCATGAAGAGGTAATACTTCTACAAACTTACCATGGCTGCAACTGAAATAGAACTTCACAGTTCTCATCATGAATCACTCATCTGATAAAAGCTCCAATACTGCAAACTGAAGTCTATAGCAGAAATCACTCCAGCCAGAGCCAGTGTGCCTTTACCTTTGCTCCCATGTTTGCCTGAAATCTCTTGAGCTGCCGAAGACGCATATATTCAGACTTgacttttcttttccagtataTAATACACTTTGATGTTGGAGGAGTGGCGATTTccatttttctataaaaatacagaaataataaatatcaaATAATTGAAAGTATAACATTATAAACgagtgcttaaaaaaaaaaaaccctgtggATTTTAAATGCATCACAGACtttaactaggaaaaaaaaaatcacctaaaTCTGCATTATTCCTACTTTTGCAATAATTATAGCACAATTTGCACTAAAAAGCTTGGAGAGTGTTTAGACATTCAGCAGTATGGCACTATGTGTACATACAAGGATTCACCTGCTTCTATACAATCTGAACCACAGCGAATCACAGAATGatgaattggaagggaccttacagtCCCTCTagccccaccccctgccatgagctggGTGgaccccaccagctcaggctgcccagggccccattcagcctggccttgggcacctccaaggatggggcacccatccttggcagtctgtgccagggcagtctgtgccagggcctcaccacctcTGAGTTAAGAATTTCCTTCTCTCATCTGACTTAAATCTCCTGTCTTTAGTTTACAGACACTCcctcttgtcttatcactgtcagatcatgtaaaaagttgctctctctcctgcttataaTCTTTCAATCCTCTACAGTCAGTTTGTTTCcagcatttccctttctgtttgcACAGGGTGCTGGGAGGACAACATGGCGATGTCAGGAACAGTGCTACATCCAGCTTGGAACATCTCATGGTCAGGAGGCTGGGAAGGACATTGTTTGTTGTGCGGGCTGTCAGAACCACACTGCTCATGGCTGGGAATACACAGTGCTACCTGACAGAGAAGCAGCCGAAGCTCGGGGTGCTGACACTGGGCACTGTCCTGTGAGCCCAAGGGATGCTTGAGCTCTCATCAAGGAAGCCTGAGTGGAACCTGGCTGCTGAAAGCACTACAGGTAGGCTAGCATTGCTCCACATTCCACGGGGCAAGTAGACTCATACACcccccagcacaggctgcacgCATACCCAGTGGGCTGCTCCACTCTGCCCATGGGGGTTCCCCAGGCCGACATCCCGTCCGAGTCCCCCCATCACCACGCAGCCCGCACCaggcctgcctgcagccctgccaacCAGGAGAGGTCACGGGGGACACAGCTGCGGGACGCCCGGTGGCAGTGGAGGCTGCCAGGATGGGGATACAGCAGGGTCTCCGGGGCAGGCCTAAGCCTGCTGCCCCGCACGGCCACTGCCCCCAGGCCTCAACCTACCCCCGGAGCCCAGCCGCCCCCATAGGCCCCGACGTGCCCCAGgagcccccagctgccccacaaCGCCCCCCACGCGCCCCTCAGCTGCCCCGCAGGACCCCCCACGGTCCCACTGGGCCTCCACGCAGCCCTCTAGGGGGCTTAGATTTGCCCCCCCACGTGTCCCCATCAGCCACCCCCCAGGGACCCCGCTACCACCCCNNNNNNNNNNNNNNNNNNNNNNNNNNNNNNNNNNNNNNNNNNNNNNNNNNgcaaaacaaaaccaaacccagcCCGGCGCGGCCAGATGCGCCCATCCCCGCAGCGCTACCTGCGGgcggccgcccccgccccgccccgcacTCACTCCTCGGCCATCGTGCCGGGGGAGGCCGCGCTCCCCTGCGCACTGCGCACGCGCTGCCGTAGCCACGCCCCTCGCTGCTGCCCCGCACCTCGAACGCGCTCCCGTGGaagccccgccccgccgccgcgtTGGTCGCGTGGGCGCCCTTAAGCATTGGCCTGGGGCGTACGATTCGGCTTTCTGAGGGGTCCTCTCCTCGTGGCGCCTGTGGGCCCAGTGGTTTCCTCACTGCTGCCCCGACAGCAGCGGGAGGGGAGCGCTGGCACCGTGGGGGTGTGGGAAAGGGGCACGCGGTGTCTGTGGACGCTGCCGCCCCGGGCGCAGAGGAGGCCTACAACCCCGCCGGGAGCGGGCCCGGCCCAGGCGCTGTGCGTGCCCTCGGCAGGCAGTGACCCTCTGGCCCAGTGCGACCTATGCGGGGCCGCGCAGCCGCTGGACTGTCCAGGAGCAGCCGCCCGCAGCACCGCGGAGCCGCACAGCCATCCCGCACCCTGTGGGCGTGTGGAAACGGGGCTGGCGCGGTGCAGCCGAGGGACAGCTGTAGCTCTGAGCAGGGACATGGACCGCTGCTGGGGAAGGGCGTCGCTGCCAGACAGGAAGCGGCTGTTTGGGGCGGACGGCAGCGCTGCTCTGTTTGGCTCAGGGcaggagcggggctggggcttGGCACTCCCTTCCCCAAATGCGCTCCCAGCCTggccccttccttcccctccacccAGCCGGGAGCACTGCGGAAAGGAGCGTGGGGAACCTGTGGGTCCCTCGCCAGGAAGTGAGTGGGGCTGTTGCGTGCCCACATCCAGGCATGCTCCCACAGCTGAGCCCTGATCCTGTCTGGCCCTGTATCTGATGCTTTTGAGCCTCTCCTGCTGAGCCACAAATGCAGGGAACTCGGTGCCCCCTCAGCCTTCCCTGGCATTGGCTTGAGAGTGAGTGGAAAGTGCTGGGATGGGCCCAGGTACAGTAATACAGCCCCAGCACAGTACCAGCCCAACCACGGCAGGTGGGAAGATGCTCCTTGGGTcacacacagctcctctgctgccagctcctgttCTCACCACCAACAGAGCCTGGAGATTGGGTCAGACtctcctggctggcagcacagcccctgcagccTTGCTGCCCATGCTGGGCTGATGGCGAGCCCCAGGGTGCAATGGGGACAGCTGCGGGGTGAGtcaaagcagagcaggcaggggtCCAGGCTGCCCCTGGGGCCCTGTGCCATGGGgcaaggacagcagcagggcttgggATGGCTCAATCTCAGCCCAGAACATGGGGAAATGTATCCCCCACTGCTAGGCTAAGACAGCACCACAGCCAAGGACTGGGGGGAGCTTGCAGaatggagctggggagcagtgggtgctggCAGACTGCCCCAGCTGTGCAAGGAGCGGCCTGCTGAGATCACCGGGTGTCACCCTGGCagaggctcctgctgctggctgcagcttcaGGGGTGTGAcaacaaagagcagaacagagctgcGACCCCGTGCCATGGCCTCATGGGCTCCCATTACTGCCAAAGGGCTCCCAAGTGCCAAGAGTGTGGAGGCTGCCACATAGCCTGCACATAGTGTGTGGAATATGTTGCAGCAGGAATGTGCAGCACAGCAATAGAATCCTTCCAAAGCAGGGAGGGTCCCCATGAGCTGCAATTCTCTGCTGCGTGATTTGTGCTCTGTGAGTCCCATGAGTGGATTTTAAAGGGAAAGCTCTGGGCTGGAGCTCAGCCTTTGGCAAGCAGTGAGATGAGCTCGCATGGCCTCAGCTCCATCCCTGGGTGGGGActctgcagagccagcactgcactgccCTGAGGTGGGAGCTGAGGTGGCATGGGCTGAAGAGGAGCACTGCAGCCATGTTCTCCTGCCCCATCCTCACCTCCTGCCCGCTTGAGGCTTGCACACACCGTGGTGGCACTGCTGTACCTTCCAACCCCACCCATGTCCCTGGGGCAGGTGCCCTGCAGCGCCATGAACACGGGGTTGGGGCCGTAACGCCTCCGAGCCTCCAGCAGTACCCCTCCGGGGACGTCCTGCTCCACTGTCCACTCCCCCCGCTGCCGGACTGCCTGCCCTCCGCGCAGGAGACGAGGGATTTCACAACCCAGCCCAGACAGGATTAAAGAGAAATACACAAGTAAACAAACAGCGGCCTTGTGAAGCGGCTGTGCTGCGggagcccctctgctgcccaggGCGAGGTGTGGGGCGATGCCTGGGGGTCCAACACTTGCTGCACAGCAGTGGGGTCCTGCGGGGAAGGCTGCCTCAGAGCAGCACTAAGTAATCTCATTTTTCACACGTCTCCTGTAGTTCAAACTGCCCCTGTCAGAGGAAAGGAGTTGCTTCCTGTTATTTCCATTGAAATCCTTGTCCCGGTCGCTAGCCCGCAGGCTCCGGCAGGATGGCACCGTGTGCACAGATGGGCTCTGGCCGCCTCTCCCGagggctcctgctgctctgtggtaAGTGCACGGCCCCACACCATGCGGCTGCACCCGGGCTCACTGCAGAACTAGCGCCGGGCAGTGGTGAGCGGGACACGGTGCTAGGGCGGCCATCCCCAGTACCACTGGCACTGCGGGTGGCCCCTTCTCCTCAGTGGGGAGTGATGGAGCGTCCACGGGGACCTGGCCTTGATGGCAGTGGGAGAGCAGCTGTGCCCTGGGCAGGGAGCATGCCAGGGACAGGGGACAGGGCACTGGGGGCAGATGGGCTGCCCTTGCTGCCACCGCTGTGccagctcacagctgctgccagccagcacaggCCACCACAAAGTGGCTACCAaagtgctgtgccatgcccatGCTGAGGGTGGAAGACAGACAAGAGTGATACTGATCCTGGCAGAGGGTTGGAAGGGTCTGGTGGGACCTGGGGGGCCATGCCCACGCTGAGGATGGAAGACAGACAAGAGTGATCCTGGTCCCGGCAGAGGGGTGGAAAGGTCTGGTGGGACCTGGGGGGCCATACCCCATGCCAGCAGCAGGTTCCACAGATGGGGGGGGGGTGACAGGAGGCTCTGCTTTATGGCCATGCTGCACTGTGGTCAGCACTTCCTCTTCCTGACTGGAAATAGGTGCTCCCCCCACAGCGCCAGGCACTGGGCATGGCAcggccccactgctgctggggccCCCCTGTCACCTCATCTCCCTCTATCCCATCACCCCGCCACTGCCCTGGGCCTCCTCACACCCATCATTGCTGTGGACCTGTGgctctgctctgtcctgcagtgctgagcatgtCCCGCCCTTGCAGCGCTGCTGGGACATGGGTTTTGCCATATGGGTGCCGAGGCTGAGGGCTTCGGGCAGGAGGCAAGGACAAGCCCACCGATGTCCATGCACAACTTTACCGATGAGCTGGTGGGTGAGTGCCGTCCCCATTCCCCATCCCCAAATCCCCCCaaggctgcactgctgctgcgCTCAGTGCCCATCCCCATGCAGAGGAGATATACACCAACATGACGCAGCGCTGCTGGGAGTTCTTCATGCACCTGATGCAGAATGTGACCGGCACACAGCTGTGCGAGTGGAAGGTCATCAGCAGGTAGGGGTGGGTGGGGGCACCAAGCCAGGGGGTGGAGGGCAGCCCAATGCCCCACACTCTCTCTGCAGGCCCTACAGCTTCCTGCAGAAGTGCCTGGAGGACTGGGCCGACAACCTGAATTATAGTTACCCCAACACCTTGGCTGAGAGCTACATCTTCCAGAGCCACCACCGCTACTTCCAGAACTGCTCGGCTGGCAGCCAGGCCTACTTTGACCCCCCCGAGGACGTGTTGCTGGCCATGATCATTGCCCCCATCTGCCTCATCCCCTTCCTCGTCACCCTGGTCATCTGGCGCAGCAAGGATGGCAAGGCGCAGCCCTAGGTGCTGCCGTGgaggcacaggcacagcccCGGCACTCGGTGCCCTGGTGCCAGGCTATGGCACTCCCGGGGCTGTGCTGGGTAGGGGGCTCCCCCGAGGGTTCACCTTCCCCGGGAACCGGGCATTAAAGGTTTACTCTCCCCACGCCTCGGCTGCCTCTTCTGCGCTCGTCCCTGCCCGGCTCCATCCCCGGGCTCCGCGGGGCCCCCGGGTGGCTGCGATCACGGCTCGGGGCGGGCAGCGGCGGCCCCGCGAAGCGGCACCAGTGGGCGGAGCTCGTACCTGGAGGGGGAGGGGCTCGACGTccgtggggtgggggggagcaGGAGGTGTGGTTTCGACGGACGGGCGGGATTTGGAGGCTTCGGGCGGGGCTCGGGGAACGGGCGGGGCGGCGGGAAGTGGGCGGGGCGGAAGTACGCCGGGGCAAGCCGGAAGTTGGTGGAGGTGGTTCCGGCTGTGGCGGCGATGAGCTTCGCGTGGCCCTGGCAGTACAGTTTTCCGCCCTTCTTCACGTAAGCGCCGGCTGGGCTGCGGCGGCGGGGCGTGGGTGGGGGGTTGTCGGGACCGGGACCCGGGGAGCTGAGGCGGGGGGGAGCCGGAGCCGGGGGGAGCCGGGGCCGGGGTGAGGCCTCAGTTTCTCCCGGGTGCTGAGCGGAGCCCCGCAGGCTGCAGCCCAACGGCGAGACGCGGCAGAAGCAGCTGGCGGCCTGGTGCGCCCTGGCGCTCGCCTACAGCCGGCGCGAGCGCCTGCCCGCCATGACGCTACGCGAGGCCCAGGACAGCCCGCTGTTCGCCAACCGCCGTCTGCAGCGTATCCTTTGAGCCCGGaccggccccgccccgcgcccccgCTCCCGCTCGTTCGGTGCCTCCTTAACCCCCTGCTCAGGGAAGCTGCCGCCCGAGGCCATCCAGgtggtgctggaggagctgcgCAAAAACGGTGGGTGGCGCCGTCAGCTGCCGGAGCGCTGTGCTCTGGGGCTGGCCCCTCCCCGGGCAGGCTCCATCCGCTGCTGGGGGCGTCTCGGTTGGTGCTCACGCTGCCTCGGGACCGTCCCGTGTGGGAGCCCCGCGGCTGCGGTGACGTGTGCAGGGCAGTGGTGCCAGCCGAGCTCTGCTGAAGTGCCTTTTCCCTATTGGTTTCAGGGAACCTGGAATGGTTAGACAAGAACAAAACCAGTTTTCTGATAATGTGGAGAAGACCTGAGGAATGGGGAAAGCTCATCTATCAGTGGGTGAGAATGCAGCAGCTACCCTAGTGCACAGCCTGGGCGCTCCCAGCCGGGAGGACAGGTGATACTGACTGAGATTGTGTAAAAGGCTGCTGTCTCTTCCTTTCGTTCTTGCTTTCTCACTACTTCTacctttctacctttcttcgATGTTGATCCATTCCATTCATGTATGAAGGTATTAACaacttttttctcttgctgtaaGGTGAGATTCAAGCAGTGGATGCATGGGGGGATGCAGCATTGCCATTGTATGCCCTCAGTCCCTAGTGCAATGCATGTTCTTAAGGCCTGGACAGTAAGAGCATAGAGTATGGGGGACAGCATATGGAACGGCGTCAGCATCCTTGGATGTCATTTCTCACCTTTCCAATATCCCAGAACATTTTGAAGGTTCTTTTGCTCATCAAATGCTGTCTATGTTACGTGTCATTTGTGATGAGATGTGAGAGAGATCATACCAAGGTTATTATTAAATAACACGTGCAAGATTTGCTAtattgcttttgtgttttcaggTGTCAAAAAATGGCTTGACCAACTCTGTGTTCACGCTGTATGAGTTGATCAGTGGAGATGATACAGCAAATGAAGGTAATGTCATATGTCACGtcctgcagcttttcagaaCACACTTGATTTGAATGCATAGAAATGATTGCCAGGTCATAGTTCTGtcaattaagtattttaaaaatacttatgcAAGTTCACACTGATCATCACTGGAAAATGCAGCTCCAGAGGCTTTTTAGTAATTTGCATTAACATCTGTCTATGTTATTGCTGTTTGCAATTTATGCTGCCTGCCCCGAGCCTTCCTAGTGCCCAGCTCTTTGCCTTTGCCAGATGTGGGGTGCAGGCTTATTTCCTGCCAAGCTTCTTAGATGCCTGAGAGGCAGCTCTTACTCATTGTCTTCTGTCTGCTAACCTTCAGGCTTTGCTTCTGATGCAGCAGTGTGCTGATGACTGTCAGCGTAGCTGTGATTGTGGATTTATGTAGTGTTATGGTGCAGGATTCTAAAAGGTGCCCTTCAGAGCCCTGTGTCTTCACTGTCACTCTTCCCTAGATGTCATAAGCCTGTTTGTTTCCTCATGTGAATCCTGTTCCTGCTGATGAGTATGTCTTTCCTTCACTAGAGTTCCATGGCTTGGATGAAGCTATGTTGCTTCGTGCCCTGCAAGCCTTGCAGCAAGAGCACAAGGCTGAAATCATCACGCTGGACGATGGCCGAGGTGTAAAGTTCTTCTGATGGAAGCCTCCTCCCTGCCTCTCTTTGGCCACTGAAGCATTTCTGGCTGCAAAGGTTCCATCTCCTGGCCTGGTTTCAAACAGTGACTGCAAGCAGCTATGTACTCGGGATTTCTTGGGGTGAGGAGAATCTGTGAAGCCTTCCAAAGACATGACTTCTTATCCTGTTGCTGTTTCCCTGTTCCTGTGAATGCAGCGGATGAGCTCTCTGGTGGCAGGTCAGGCACGGCTGCCAATGGCCTCTCCTTCCACCTTCCAGCCATGTGCCTGGGCTCCGCAGCCCACACCACATGGCTGAGTGAGGTGAAAGCAAGCACACAGAACGTGCTGTTGCTGCTATGGTGTAAAAGATCTTACTGAAAGACTGATATGCACGTGCTGCAAAGCAGGCTGATCTGTGTGGTGTGGTGGATTCCAAGGAGCTAAtctgaagtaattaaaatgaGATGTATTTATAGAGCAGCCTGTGTGTTTTCATCTATCTTTGTTTTTCcgtcagaaacaaaacagaacagtgt
Proteins encoded:
- the VPS25 gene encoding vacuolar protein-sorting-associated protein 25, which translates into the protein MSFAWPWQYSFPPFFTLQPNGETRQKQLAAWCALALAYSRRERLPAMTLREAQDSPLFANRRLQRKLPPEAIQVVLEELRKNGNLEWLDKNKTSFLIMWRRPEEWGKLIYQWVSKNGLTNSVFTLYELISGDDTANEEFHGLDEAMLLRALQALQQEHKAEIITLDDGRGVKFF
- the RAMP2 gene encoding receptor activity-modifying protein 2 isoform X1, translating into MAPCAQMGSGRLSRGLLLLCALLGHGFCHMGAEAEGFGQEARTSPPMSMHNFTDELVEEIYTNMTQRCWEFFMHLMQNVTGTQLCEWKVISRPYSFLQKCLEDWADNLNYSYPNTLAESYIFQSHHRYFQNCSAGSQAYFDPPEDVLLAMIIAPICLIPFLVTLVIWRSKDGKAQP
- the RAMP2 gene encoding receptor activity-modifying protein 2 isoform X2, which produces MGAEAEGFGQEARTSPPMSMHNFTDELVEEIYTNMTQRCWEFFMHLMQNVTGTQLCEWKVISRPYSFLQKCLEDWADNLNYSYPNTLAESYIFQSHHRYFQNCSAGSQAYFDPPEDVLLAMIIAPICLIPFLVTLVIWRSKDGKAQP